A portion of the Streptomyces sp. NBC_01335 genome contains these proteins:
- a CDS encoding thiamine pyrophosphate-dependent enzyme, with the protein MTVVPFDKSTAIAEILATAPGIPTVFTTGFASRVAASLDDRPNHFYMTGSMGLALALGTGVAMASQQPTIVVDGDGSLLMNPATLLAVGTAPDLPLVHIVLDDGLYASTGGQPTPGRHAHLAGLATASGYQSVCEAINLSALRARLTTALDVSSAVFIHCPVQPDATPPQSRVTPDLPGVAMRFSQFVKATAAA; encoded by the coding sequence GTGACCGTCGTGCCTTTCGACAAGTCCACGGCCATCGCCGAGATCTTGGCCACCGCGCCCGGGATCCCCACTGTGTTCACCACCGGCTTCGCCTCCCGGGTGGCCGCGTCCCTGGACGACCGGCCGAACCACTTCTACATGACCGGCTCCATGGGCCTGGCCCTGGCTCTGGGAACCGGTGTCGCCATGGCCTCGCAGCAGCCGACGATCGTCGTCGACGGGGACGGCAGCCTGCTGATGAACCCGGCCACGCTGCTCGCCGTGGGAACGGCACCGGACCTGCCCCTGGTGCACATCGTTCTAGACGACGGCCTGTACGCCTCGACCGGTGGTCAGCCCACCCCAGGAAGGCACGCCCATCTGGCTGGGCTAGCCACGGCGAGCGGTTACCAATCCGTATGCGAGGCGATCAATCTGTCCGCTCTGCGGGCTCGGCTCACGACCGCGCTCGATGTTTCCTCGGCCGTCTTCATTCACTGCCCCGTCCAGCCGGACGCCACCCCGCCCCAGAGTCGTGTCACGCCGGATCTCCCGGGCGTCGCGATGCGCTTCTCGCAGTTTGTCAAGGCGACCGCCGCAGCGTAG
- a CDS encoding molybdopterin-dependent oxidoreductase has product MRDDPRFPTSPAFWRSPLRGPRLTSVLGLVLLGGVMVLFVTGLLSYAAYNPGLSPVNDKTPGKGILGFYLFPWPTSPHWSYRVVQGVHVTLGISLIPVLLGKLWSVVPKLFALPPARSVVHALERISLLLLVGGGLFVFVTGVFNVQLNYVFPGSFYPLHFYGAWVFFAAFLAHALLKTPAALRNVRHLREERADLVAPEPAPPTVSRRGALWFVGGGSLLLFGTTVGRSSDVLRGTALLAPHGGAEPGRGPNGFQINKTAAYAGIGVAETGEDAWRLVVTGRTGTVRLARTDLLRLPLHSSALPIACVEGWSTSDQWWRGVRLRDLAALVGHDGDPPDVFVESLQRHGSFRRSALRANQVADSRSLLALYVNGEDLSPDHGFPARVIVPAAPGVLNTKWVARLTFGEL; this is encoded by the coding sequence ATGAGAGACGACCCGCGGTTCCCGACGTCCCCCGCCTTCTGGCGCAGTCCTCTGCGGGGCCCGCGGCTGACGTCCGTGCTCGGTCTCGTCCTGCTCGGCGGCGTCATGGTGTTGTTCGTGACGGGCTTGCTCTCGTACGCCGCCTACAACCCCGGTCTGTCGCCCGTGAACGACAAGACCCCCGGCAAGGGGATCCTCGGGTTCTACCTGTTTCCCTGGCCCACGAGCCCCCACTGGTCGTACCGAGTCGTCCAGGGTGTCCACGTGACCCTCGGCATCTCCCTGATCCCGGTGCTGCTCGGCAAGTTGTGGTCGGTGGTACCGAAGCTGTTCGCCCTGCCGCCGGCCCGGTCCGTCGTCCACGCACTGGAGCGGATCTCGCTGCTGCTGCTGGTCGGGGGCGGGCTGTTCGTCTTCGTGACCGGGGTCTTCAACGTCCAGCTGAACTACGTCTTCCCGGGTTCCTTCTACCCGTTGCACTTCTACGGGGCGTGGGTCTTCTTCGCGGCGTTCCTGGCGCACGCGCTGCTGAAGACACCGGCCGCCCTGCGCAACGTGCGACACCTGCGGGAGGAACGGGCCGACCTCGTGGCCCCGGAACCCGCCCCTCCGACGGTCTCGCGCCGTGGTGCGCTGTGGTTCGTCGGAGGAGGCTCGCTGCTGCTGTTCGGTACGACGGTCGGGCGGAGCTCCGACGTCCTGCGCGGGACCGCGCTGCTCGCGCCGCACGGAGGCGCCGAACCCGGCCGCGGTCCGAACGGATTCCAGATCAACAAGACGGCCGCGTACGCCGGGATCGGTGTGGCGGAGACGGGCGAGGACGCCTGGCGGCTCGTCGTCACCGGGCGCACCGGAACCGTCCGCCTCGCCCGGACGGACCTTCTCCGGCTCCCGCTGCACAGCTCGGCGTTGCCGATCGCCTGCGTCGAGGGCTGGTCGACGTCCGACCAGTGGTGGCGCGGGGTGCGGCTGCGGGACCTCGCGGCGCTCGTGGGCCACGACGGCGATCCGCCGGACGTGTTCGTCGAGTCCCTCCAGCGGCACGGTTCCTTCCGCCGGTCGGCCCTGCGCGCCAACCAGGTCGCCGATTCGCGCTCCCTGCTGGCCCTGTACGTCAACGGTGAGGATCTGTCGCCCGACCACGGGTTTCCCGCCCGGGTGATCGTGCCCGCCGCGCCCGGAGTGCTGAACACCAAGTGGGTGGCCCGCCTGACGTTCGGAGAACTGTGA